The Paracoccus albus region CATCAGCCCGCGCTTTCGGCGGCGGCGTTTTTCGGTGGCGCAGGTTTGTTCATAGATCAGTACCGTGACGCCGGGAATATCGCGCAGCTCACGCTGGACTGCGTCCAGACGGTCGCGATGGTCAAAGCTTGTATCGTCCGGGAACTCGGCGCCGTCGAATTTCGCGGGCATGTCACTGACGACGGCAATGCGTTCGACCCCCTCTGCGCGGCAGGATTGCGCAATGGAGGCCGCGCTGACCGGCCCGTCAACGGGCTGCCCGCCGGTCATGGCGACCGCGTCGTTATACAGGATCTTGTAGGTGATATTTGACTGAGCAGCGACGGCCTGCCGGACGGCGAGAGAGCCGGAGTGATACCACGTCCCTTCGCCGAGGTTCTGGAAAATATGTTTGCCGCCATTGAACGCCTGCCGCGCGATCCACGGCACGCCCTCTCCGCCCATCTGCGCATAGCCGACTGTGTTTCGGTCCATCCAGCTTGCCATGACATGACAGCCGATGCCGGATGCCGCCATGCTGCCATCGGGGAGTTTGGTCGACGTGTTATGCGGACAACCAGAGCAGAAATAGGGTGTCCTTGTCGCGCCGGACACATTCAGGGTCAGGTCGGGCACTTGCGCCAGAGCGGCTGCACGTGCGGGCAGGTCTTCGGCCGGGAAATGCCGGTGCAGGCGCTCGGCAATGATCGGCGCCAGCAGGCGCGGCGATAACTCTCCTGAAAATGGGATCAGGGCCGCCCCGGTTTCGTCATGCTTGCCGACCATCGCCTGCGGCTTGTCGCCGGGCCAGTCATAGAAATGTTCCTTGAACTGGCTTTCGATGATGCCGCGCTTTTCCTCGACAATCAGAACTTCATCCTTGTTGCGCACAAAGCGCAGCGCGTCCTGTCGTGCCAGCGGCCAGACCATCCCGACCTTGTAGATGTCGATGCCCAGCCGACGGCATTCGTCCTCATCCAGCCCAAGCAGCCGCAGCGCCTCCATCAGGTCCAGATGGCCTTTTCCGGTCGTGACGATCCCATAGCGGGCGTCCTTGACGTCATAGATACGGCGGTCGATGGGGTTGGCGTTCACAAAGGCCTCGACCGCGCGCAGCTTGTGCGTCAGCCGGGTCTCGATTTCGGGGCTGGGAAGGTCGGCGGGGCGCACATGCAGACCGCCGGGTGGCGGATCAAAGGGCGGCAAGGTGAATACGCGGTCCTTTGGCAATTCGACCGAGGCACCGGATTCCACCGTTTCGGAGATTGCCTTGAAGCCCACCCATGTGCCGGAATAGCGCGACAGGGCATAGCCGTATTCGCCGAAGGTCAGGAATTCCGCGACAGAGGCGGGGTTCAGTACCGGCATGAACCAGGACATGAAAGCGACGTCGGATTGATGCGGCATAGAGGATGAGACACAGCCGTGATCGTCACCCGCAACGACCAGAACGCCGCCTTTGGGTGCGCTGCCATAGGCGTTGCCGTGGCGAAGCGCGTCGCCCGAACGATCCACGCCCGGACCCTTGCCATACCACATCGCAAAAACGCCCTCGACCCGCGCATCCGGGTCCAGAGTTGCCTGCTGAGAACCCAGAACAGCGGTCGCGCCAAGGTCTTCATTCACCGCAGGCAGAAAGGTGATGTCATGCGCCGCGAGCCTTTTCTTGGCGCGCCACAACTCCAGATCGACAGCACCAAGGGGAGAGCCGCGATAGCCCGATATATAACCGGCGGTGTTCAGACCTGCCGCCTTGTCGCGACGGGCCTGATCCAGCAGAATGCGAACCAGTGCCTGCGTTCCGGTCAGAAAAACCCGGCCTTCTTCGGCCTCGTAACGATCCTCAAGTGCGTAGCTGTGCGGAATCGACTGATCCAACATGGCGTGCCTCCCTATCTGTGACGATAAGGATAAGTCAAAATCCTTGGTAAATCTGGTCCATTCCGCTACTCAATCGACTGGCTGATGGAAAATGTGACCGGATAGATCGTCATGTCTGACAAGAATGACCTGCAAGCGGTGGACCGGGCGATTCTGCGTGCCGTGCAGCAGGATTGCCGGCTTTCCAATGCGCAGCTTGCGGAAAAGGTTGGGCTGTCTGCCTCTGCCTGCTGGCGGCGGGTTCGGATGCTTGAAGAAGCGGGGGTCATCTCCGGCTATGCTGCGCAGGTGAATCCGGATCTGGCCGGGCTGGAGTTTCATGCCATCGTTCATGTTCGCCTGACCCGACATGACCGCGATGCAGTGCGCCGGGTGATGACCGAACTGACCGTCCGGCCGGAAATCGTTGAATGCTATGCCACCACTGGCCAGTATGACTATCACCTTCGTGTCCTCTGCGCGGATATGACGGCCTATCGGCATTTTCTTGACGATTTCCTGTTTCGTTTGCCCGCTATCGAAAGCGCCCAAACCAATGTCGTTATGGAATCGATCAAACCGCGTGGTGTTATTCCGGTCTGAACGTGCTGTTCAGACCACCGCGTGACTATCGGGCCGGGACGCCGGGTTGAACGACAATTGGGGCTTTGCCGTCTCATTTCGCCTCGTCATCGGAGGCTGCCAGTATCGGAATCGGTGACAAGGTCTCGCTTTTGTGGCAAGTGCCACGCGATGGCAGCGTTATGCGGAGATTGTTGAATTAATGCGTGTTCTGGTTACCGGCGCTGCCGGATTCATCGGTTTTCACTTGTCCGAGTTGCTGCTGGCAGAGGGGCACGACGTGCTGGGTCTCGACAGCCATAACGACTATTACGATCCGGCGCTGAAGCTGGCGCGAGAAGCACGCCTGCTTGCCCGCACAGGTTATCAGAATATGCGTGGCAAGGTGGAAGATCCGGGCCTGCTGACGGACCTGTTTTCAGAGTTTCGGCCCGATGCGGTCATTCATCTGGCCGCTCAGGCCGGTGTTCGCTATTCAATCGAAAACCCGCGCGCCTATGTCGAGGCAAACCTGCAAGGTACGTTCGAACTGCTGGAGGCCGCGCGGGCGCACAAACCGGCGCATCTTTTGCTGGCTTCGACCAGTTCTGTCTATGGGGCGAACACCGAAATGCCCTATCGCGAGACGGACAAGGTCGACACCCAAATGTCCTTCTACGCGGCGACCAAGAAATCGAATGAGGCGATGGCGCACAGCTATGCCCATCTCTTCGATATTCCGACAACCATGTTCCGGTTTTTCACAGTCTACGGGC contains the following coding sequences:
- a CDS encoding NAD-dependent epimerase/dehydratase family protein yields the protein MRVLVTGAAGFIGFHLSELLLAEGHDVLGLDSHNDYYDPALKLAREARLLARTGYQNMRGKVEDPGLLTDLFSEFRPDAVIHLAAQAGVRYSIENPRAYVEANLQGTFELLEAARAHKPAHLLLASTSSVYGANTEMPYRETDKVDTQMSFYAATKKSNEAMAHSYAHLFDIPTTMFRFFTVYGPWGRPDMAPYLFTSAIFEGRPIKVFNHGDMQRDFTYVTDLVRAIRLLIDAAPECPAQASQIDEGDSLSPVAPWRVVNIGNGESVPLMEFIAAIECASNRKAEKNMMPMQPGDVPATWADTALLRKLTGYAPKTSVREGVKAYVDWYRSYYGIEG
- a CDS encoding indolepyruvate ferredoxin oxidoreductase family protein, whose amino-acid sequence is MLDQSIPHSYALEDRYEAEEGRVFLTGTQALVRILLDQARRDKAAGLNTAGYISGYRGSPLGAVDLELWRAKKRLAAHDITFLPAVNEDLGATAVLGSQQATLDPDARVEGVFAMWYGKGPGVDRSGDALRHGNAYGSAPKGGVLVVAGDDHGCVSSSMPHQSDVAFMSWFMPVLNPASVAEFLTFGEYGYALSRYSGTWVGFKAISETVESGASVELPKDRVFTLPPFDPPPGGLHVRPADLPSPEIETRLTHKLRAVEAFVNANPIDRRIYDVKDARYGIVTTGKGHLDLMEALRLLGLDEDECRRLGIDIYKVGMVWPLARQDALRFVRNKDEVLIVEEKRGIIESQFKEHFYDWPGDKPQAMVGKHDETGAALIPFSGELSPRLLAPIIAERLHRHFPAEDLPARAAALAQVPDLTLNVSGATRTPYFCSGCPHNTSTKLPDGSMAASGIGCHVMASWMDRNTVGYAQMGGEGVPWIARQAFNGGKHIFQNLGEGTWYHSGSLAVRQAVAAQSNITYKILYNDAVAMTGGQPVDGPVSAASIAQSCRAEGVERIAVVSDMPAKFDGAEFPDDTSFDHRDRLDAVQRELRDIPGVTVLIYEQTCATEKRRRRKRGLMEDPAKAVVINSRVCEGCGDCSVASNCLSVEPVETPFGRKRQINQNSCNKDFSCVGGFCPSFVTIEGATHRTAQAVDLDMDALMRDLPEPALPALSQPYDLLVGGVGGTGVVTVGALISMAAHLEGKGTSVLDFTGFAQKFGTVLGYVRLAERPEDINQLRIETGSADAVIGCDVVVSSAPKASALYRPGTRVVVNLAEMPTGDLVLNRDADLRVPARVEAIRKAVGARNVEGFDANQIAQRLLGDSVFANVMMLGYAWQSGLVPVGLLSLQQAIVLNGTAIPANQRAFNLGRVLAATPEKLPLAEETRVAEALPEMLTRFAAELTAYQDSGYAKRFSDRIDRFRSALPALPEEKTDELTRSAAQALFRLMAYKDEYEVARLLTAPEFSSRLDAEWEGGRIVYNLAPPFLPARRDARGRPVKRQFGGWLTPGLRILARGKKLRGTAFDPFGWMAERREERDLIRWFEKVLDDLPALINAKGVDKAEAVLSAPMQMRGYGPVKHASIAKYREEADKVMNELAGAAA
- a CDS encoding Lrp/AsnC family transcriptional regulator, whose translation is MSDKNDLQAVDRAILRAVQQDCRLSNAQLAEKVGLSASACWRRVRMLEEAGVISGYAAQVNPDLAGLEFHAIVHVRLTRHDRDAVRRVMTELTVRPEIVECYATTGQYDYHLRVLCADMTAYRHFLDDFLFRLPAIESAQTNVVMESIKPRGVIPV